The following coding sequences are from one Salvia hispanica cultivar TCC Black 2014 chromosome 3, UniMelb_Shisp_WGS_1.0, whole genome shotgun sequence window:
- the LOC125213016 gene encoding uncharacterized protein LOC125213016: MSSFVQIQTWFKNPQSTTGLCKNLTSHPTAETTIFTPNRQFQLKHQIQIADGRRIARKGIICNGILLPVDPWAPSIDSQSIASQLFAFSLFPYLGFLYFITRSKSAPKLTLFGFYFLLAFVGATIPAGIYAKVHYGTSLSNVDWLHGGAESLLALTNVFIVLGLREALRKAGDGNGNGSNFTTEAKEEDSPSVRGEAI, translated from the exons ATGAGTAGCTTTGTTCAAATCCAAACTTGGTTCAAGAATCCCCAATCCACCACTGGTTTATGTAAAAACCTCACCTCACACCCAACCGCAGAAACCACCATCTTCACTCCCAACCGCCAATTCCAACTcaaacaccaaattcaaattgCAGATGGAAGAAGAATCGCTCGAAAAGGGATCATCTGCAACGGAATTTTGCTACCCGTGGATCCATGGGCGCCGAGCATCGATTCACAGAGCATAGCATCCCAGCTCTTCGCTTTCTCCCTCTTCCCCTATCTTGGTTTCCTCTATTTCATCACCAGATCCAAATCTGCCCCAAAGCTCACTCTTTTCGGCTTCTATTTTCTCCTTGCTTTCGTCGGCGCTACGA TACCAGCTGGAATTTATG CAAAGGTGCACTATGGGACATCTTTGTCCAATGTGGATTGGCTACACGGTGGAGCCGAGTCGCTGCTTGCACTGACCAACGTATTCATTGTTTTAGGCCTCAGAGAGGCTCTTAGGAAAGCTGGAGATGGGAATGGTAACGGATCGAATTTCACTACTGAGGCAAAAGAGGAGGATAGTCCATCGGTTAG AGGAGAAGCAATTTGA